CCATGAAATTGCCAAAAACAAAACTCGAGATGATCCCTAACGTGAAACATCAAGTCATCACGAAAGCTGCTCCTGTTTTCAATCAGTTGTGCCGCACCTTCATGGAAGAAGGCTAAACCAAGAAAAGACAGAAGGACGGGCATCTCCAGCCCCCTTCTGTCTTTTTACGATTGGACTAGCTCTTCATCCGTGGGTCGAGTGCATCGCGCAAGCCGTCCCCAATTAAGTTAAAGCCGAGAACTGTCAGCATGATAGAGAGCCCTGGAAAAATAACAGTCCATGGTGCTTTCTGAATGTACTGTCGTGAATCAGCGAGCATTTTTCCCCATTCCGGTTCTGGCGCTTGTGCTCCCAGTCCGAGAAAGCCAAGTGCTGCTGCTTCGATAATCGCTGTGGCGATCCCCATCGTCCCGGTCACAATGATTGGCGCAAGGCTGTTCGGCAAAATATGCTGCATGATAATCCGGGAATTTTTCATCCCAATTGCCCGTGCGGCCATGACGAATTCTTCTTCCTTCAAGCTCAATACACGGGCGCGCACTAACCGTCCGAATGTCGGAATGTTAATAATCGCAATTGCAATCAAGGCGTTTTGCAAAGAAGGCCCCAAGATGGCAACAACGGCAATCGCCAAAAGAATACTTGGAAAGGCAAGCATAATATCAAAGAGACGCGAAATGATCGTATCAATCCATCTGCCATAATATCCTGCCAACAGCCCGAGCAAGGTCCCTGCGAGAACGGAGCCAATGACAGAGAACGTCCCTACCCACAAGGAGATTTGAGCCCCATAAATAACGCGACTAAACACATCGCGACCATTGTAATCTGTTCCAAACCAATGTTCTTCGGAAGGCGGCTTGTTTTTCATCACGAGCTGGCCTTCGTCGTACGGATACGGAGCAATCCATGGAGCTAAAACCGCCACAACAATGAAAAACAAAATAATCCCGAAGCCCACCAGCGCCAGCTTGTTTTTTCGTAGCGTCCTCCATGCATCCTTCCAAGGAGAGACTACTTCTTCTTGCTTCACTTTTAAAGGTACTACCTGATCTCGTGGTTGTAATTGTGATTGTGCCATGTCTCTTCGTCCCTCCTTAGCGATATTTGATGCGTGGATCGATATAGGCGTACAGAAGGTCGACCAAGAGATTGATCAGGACGAAAATCGTCGCGATCACAAGGATACCGGATTGGATAACCGGATAGTCACGGTTTCCAATGGCGGTCACAATATAACGACCGACACCTGGCCATCCGAAGATTGTCTCTGTCAAAACGGCTCCACCCAGCAGCAACCCTGTTTGCAAACCAATTACCGTCAAGACAGGGATCATCGCATTTTTCAGCGCATGCTTGTACACGACCCAGAACTGTGTCAGTCCTTTTGCACGAGCGGTTCTGACATAGTCGGCACGCATGACTTCCAGCATGCTTGAACGAGTGATGCGCGCAATGATCGCCATTGGGATCGTACCTAACGCGATTCCCGGCAGGATCAAATGCTTGATGACTTCCCATAGCTGATCCCACTGACCAGCAATCATCGTATCCAGTATATAAAAGTGCGTAATGGCCTCTACGGGATTACGCGAATTGTCGCGACCAACTGATGGCAGCCATTTCAGTTCTTGGGCAAACACCCACTGCTCCATCAAACCTAGCCAAAAAATTGGCATGGATACACCAACCAAGGCGATCAACATCGCACTGTAGTCAAACCAGGAATTTTGCTTCCACGCAGAAAGAATCCCTGCATTTACACCGATAAACACCGCAATCAGCATACTCACAATCGTAAGTTCAGTCGTCGCCGCCAAATAAGGTATGATTTCATCTGAAATCGGCGCATTCGTTTGCAATGATTCCCCAAGATTTCCGCTCAAAATATCTTTCATATAATCGAAATACTGTATGTACCACGGATTATTCAATCCCAATGCTTCTCGTATGTCTGCAATCGCTTGTGGTGTTGCCTTTTCTCCCAAAATCGTCAAAGCCGGATCACCAGGGATGGCACGAATAATGGAAAAAACGATGATTGACATGCCCACTAAGACAGGAATGAGCATTAAAATTCTTCGAATGCTGTAAGCTAGCAATGCCATCTCCTCGCCTTCCTGCATAAAATAATCGCTTAATAATGAAAGGAGGGTAAGAAGAGGTATGCACTCCTCTTACCCTTTTACTATGAATCAGCTTACTTGATATCTACCTTTTCCAAACTTTCAGTCCCTTTTGGATGCGGGTTGTAATCTACGATATTCGCTTTTCCTGCCAATGCTGGTGTAGAGTGTGCCAGCGGAACCATTGGCACGTCTTTGAAAATGATCTCTTGTACTTGTTTGTACAGTTTTTCACGCTCTGCTTGCACTGGAGTGGATTGAGCTTTCATCATCAATTGAGAAGCTTCGTCGTTTGCCCAGCGTGTATAGTTGTTGCTGCCAATGCTGTTTTTGTCGAGCAAGACAGCCAAGAAGTTGTCAGGGTCGCCATTGTCACCTGTCCAACCAAGCATGAACATTTCTTGCTCACCCAAACGAGTCTTTTCCAAGTACGTTGCCCATTCCATCGTCACGATCTCAGCATCAATCCCGATTTTCTTCATGTCTTGCTGGATTGCTTCTGCAATCTTCACACCTTCAGGCATGTATGGACGCGGTACTGGCATTGCCCAGAATTTGATTTTGAAACCGTTTGGATGTCCTGCTTCTGCAAGCAATTGTTTTGCTTTATCGAGGTTGAACTCACGATCTTTAATATCGTTGTTATGTCCCCACATGGTCTTTGGCATTGGGTTGACTGCTGGTTCTCCAACGCCATCGAAGAAGGCCGTTACGATTTCAGGTTTGTTAATTGCATAAGCAATGGCTTCACGAACTTTTGGATTGTCGAGTGGCTTCCTCTCTACGTTAAAGCCAATATAACCAATGTTATTAGTAGGACGGAGGAATAGTTGCAGCTCTTTGTTGTCTTTTACTGCTGGGATATCATCTGTGTTCAAACCATCCATCAAATCGATCTCACCTGATGCCAAAGCAGTCAGACGCGCCGTGTTTTCTGGAATGACCTTGAATACCAATTTATCCAATTTCGGGAACCCTTTGTTCCAGTAATCAGGGTTTTTCTCGAGAGTGATGGTGTCGTTGCGCTTCCACTCTACGAATTTGAAAGGCCCTGTACCGATTGGGTGCTCATTGAATTTCTTAACATCCTTCTTCAATGCTTCAGGAGAACCAATCGCGAAAGGAGACATCGCGAGGTTAGCAAGGAATGGAGCCAATGGACGAGTCAAGGTGAACTTTACAGTGGTAGGATCGACTGCTTCCACAGATTTGATAATGTGATTCGCGTCACCCTTGTATCCACCGAATTGGCTGATGTAATACTCGAAGCCCTCTGGTGAATGCTGTGGATGGCTCTTGTCGCTCCAGCGCTCAAAGTTGTATTTGACCGCCTCTGCATTGAAATCTGTACCGTCGTGGAACTTGACGCCAGATTTCAATGTCAGCGTATAAACAAGACCATCAGGAGATACTTCCCATTTATCAGCCAACGATGGAGCGAGCTCTGTTGAGCCGTCAGCGAAACCGATCAAAGTATCCATGATGTTCTCTGTTACTTTGAATGTCTCACCATCTGTTTGAGTGATTGGGTCAAGCCCCTTTGTGTCTGCACCGCGACCGACGATTAATTGCTTCGGTCCAGTTTTTGCAGGCTCAGTTGCAGGTGCCGGAGTTTCTGTCTTTGGTTGTTCTGCCGGCGTTTGTGTCGTAGAAGTGCTTGAGCATCCAGCAATCAGCATGGCCAGCGCCACTAGGCTGGTCATGGTTGCGGAGAGAACTCTCTTCTTCATGAAATCATCCCCCTTTTTCTAATAATGGTCGCATGTTCCTTTTTGGTAGATGGTCGATACAATACCTCCTGCTTTGCATCCCCCCTTTACAAGACTTCCTATTCGGCAGGCAGACTCCCTTTTGTCGATTAGGACTTGTATAAGTGACAAGCAACAAAGTGTCCGTCGCCTGCGTCCATAAATTCTGGTCGCACAGTACGGCACTCCTCTGTTACATGGGGACACCTCGTATGGAATGTACAGCCACTTGGAGGCTTTGCAGGGCTCGGCACATCTCCCTGGAGGATGACTCTTTCTCGTACCGCATCAGGGTCTGGCGAAGGTACCGCCGACAGCAGTGCTTTCGTATACGGATGGAGCGGATTGGAATACAATTGGCTACTCGTCGTCAGCTCGACAATTCTGCCAAGGTACATCACGCCTACCCGATCACTGATATGACGCACTACACTCAAATCGTGGGCAATGAACAAGTATGTAAGGCCGAATTCGCGTTGCAAATCCTGCATGAGATTGAGCACCTGCGACTGAATGGACACGTCCAGTGCAGACACAGGCTCATCCGCAACGATCAATTTGGGCTTGAGCATCAGCGCTCTCGCAATGCCGATCCGCTGCCTCTGTCCTCCGCTGAATTGATGCGGATAGCGACTCGCGTGATAGCTGCTCAGACCAACGATCTCCAGCATTTCCTGCACGCGCTTTTTTCGCTCTGCCGAAGAACCCAAACCATGTACAATCAAGGGCTCTTCCAAAATTTTCTCAATATTATGTCTAGGGTTGAGTGAAGCAAACGGGTCCTGAAAAACAATTTGCATGTCACGTCGCATCTTTCTCATCGCATCTGTGGAAAGCGACATGACATCTGTCCCGTCAAAGTTGATTTCACCGGAAGTAGGTTCAATCAGTCGCAGCAAGGAACGTCCAGTCGTGGACTTCCCACAGCCACTCTCACCTACCAGCCCCAAAGTTTCTCCACTCTTAACGGTAAACGATACATCATCTACCGCCTTTACTACACCTACTTCCCCTCCAAGAACACCGCCTGTGATTGGGTAGTATTTTTTCAAATTTTTTACGATCAGAAGATCTTCAGCCACCTGCATGCTCCTCTCGGGTTATTCGGACAGCCAGCAGCGGGAAAGGTGATTGTCCCCTACCATTTTTAATTCTGGCATCTCACTGCGGCATCGGTCTGATACTTTATCGCATCTAGGTGCAAAACGGCATCCGACAGTAAGCGAACCCGGAATCGGGACGTTGCCTGGAATTGAATAGAGACGCTCCTGTGATTCTTCCAGCTTCGGCAACGAATTCAACAAGCCGATCGTATAAGGATGCTTCGGATTTTTTAAGATCGTACGAACATCGCCTTGTTCAATCACGTTGCCTGCGTACATCACCACGACGCGGTGACACATTTCCGCAACGACCCCAAGATCGTGGGTAATGAGGAGAATGGCTGTGTCTGCTTCCCGGTTGAGTTGGCGCATCAGGTCCAAAATCTGCGCTTGAATCGTCACGTCGAGCGCGGTAGTAGGCTCGTCTGCAATTAGAAGCGCTGGATTGCAAGCCATTGCCATCGCAATCATGACGCGTTGTCGCATGCCCCCAGAAAGCTGGTGCGGGTATTCATCGACGATAGCTTCCGCTCGAGGAATTCCGACTTTTTTCAACATCTCAATGGCACGTGCTCTTGCGTCCTTTTTGCTCGCCTTCGTATGTAATCGGACTGATTCTCCTATCTGGTCTCCAATCGTAAACACCGGATTTAACGATGTCATCGGCTCCTGAAAGATCATCGCAATTTCATTTCCACGGATGTCTCTCATTCGCTTTTCGTCGACAGATACGAGATCCTCCCCCTTGAATTTAATCGAGCCTCCCACGATTCTCCCTGGGGGATTGGGTACTAGCTTCATAACGGAAAGGGAGGTAACGCTCTTTCCGCAGCCGGATTCGCCTACGATACCGACTACTTCTCCTTTTTGTACCGTGATCGTCACGCCATCAACGGCAGGGATTTGGCCGCGGTCCGTGAAAAAGTGCGTTTGCAGGTTTTCGATTTGTAGGACAGGATGTGACACGTGGCTCACCTCTCTCACCGATATATACTTCCAAAATAGACCTTTCAGTAGACATTATGACATTTATTCAATTTTTTCGCAACACAATAAATTCAAACTATTACCTCTTTACTGATTAAAAAGAAAATTTGACTCGCGTTTTAAAATTATGTAAAAGAATTATATGATAGCCCTTTCATTGTTGATGTAGCCTTACTTGCACTGTTTAAGCAGATTGAGTGAAGCATCTGTGGTCACATGCAAAAGACCCGCCTGTACGGGTCTTTTGTCACTGGGGCTTTCTGCACCCCTTCTTTTTGCGCATAAACCATTTTCACGGTTCAAAATAACTCCCTACCCAATCGACAAAACTCTGCGCCCCACTTTTAATGCTTCCACCCAAAGTCAAACCAATCCGACTGACGTAGTTGACCATTTCCTTCGGGTTGGCAGTCTGAACCTGCTTGCCCATTACCGCGATCTCCACTTGCCCTTGGTCCACTTTTTTGATGGAAAAGGTTTGCGCCTGCCCCTCAGGCACTCCACTCACCTTGGATATTCCACGCTCAGCCGTTTGCAATCCCAAAACTACCCCGACCAGCAAGATGATTAACAATCCAGTCAGCTTCATCGTCACGTTCATGCCCGTCACCTCTTTGCAGGCTCGTCAGAAACTGTTTTGCCTACTTTTTCAGCTTGCTGATAATAGGCTGCGAAAACATCAGCCAATGCTTCTGCCGTATTCTTGCTTTCCTGCACGCTGTTTTCCGTACCACCTATTTCTATTAACAGGCTTCCCGGGGAGAGGGACTGATTATACTCGCCATGATCCGTTTTTGCGCCTTTTTCCATCACGCCACGTGAAAGCTCTGGGTACATTTTTTCCATCAGCTCATGAAGCTCTGTTGCAAACGCCTCATTTTTTTCGTAGCTTTTGTTTCTTTTTCCGATGACGAACAATACTCTTCCATACGTTTTTCCTTTGATCGTGACCGTCGTACGATCTCGTGGCGCTGTGTCTCGATGCAGATCGAAGAAGTAGTACAGTTCCTTGTTTTTCTCCGTTGCGGCCTTGACCACTTGCAAAGATTCCGCGTAGGAGAAGGAGTAATGCATTTTTTTGTTCAACAGCTCCTGATAGATGTCATCGGTGCTCACGTCCGAACCAATTCCTTTGTCATTCAACGCTTCTGATAAATACTTGCTGATTAACGATATATTTCTTGTAGGATGATCGACGGAGGTTCCTACTGGCTTCGTCTCACTAAACCACGATTCCCGATTATGCGAGTTGTAGACGTAAACGATTTTTTTGCCGTTTGTGACTGAATTGGGCACTGGAGCTGGCTTTGTTTCGCCTGACTTCGTGGTATCCTCCGGCTTTGGCTCTACGATCGGAACTACTTGCGATTGATCCGCTACCTGTCTCGGATGGGCGGGATACTCCAAATAAAAATCTGCGAGAGAAGCTCCTTTTCCCTGTACGACAAACCTGGCATCCTCTGTCGTCACCATCCCTGGGAGCTCCCTGCCTAGCAAGCTACGCAAGTCTCCCGGCTGTATATTGGTTGCCAAGCGAAAGAGAAAACCCGTTACGCTATTTGTGCGATCATCAGCCTGTGCTTGCACCGTTTCGGACAAAACCGGAATTTCCTGCCCCATCCACCCCAAAATCGCCAGACTGGAAATATGAGAAGCGGCCTGTTGTATGGCGGAGGAAGAAATTGCGATTCGGTTCCCACCGAGCGAAAGCACTCCTGTCATGACAAACAGGAAGGCAGTTATAAAGGAAAGAACAACGAATTGGCGTTGAATGAGGGTCGCCATCTGTCTCACTCCTCTAGCTGTTGCATGGTTGCACGTCGGGAGAACTTCCCCTCGTGCTTGTCTATGCTTTAGCTTATGAGGCTCATAGAGACGATAGAACCCTTTTCTAGCTTTTCTCTCTCACTCTAGCTTTTCACGACTTAGTGGGTTAGTGGGTATACGAGCCGCTATTTTCTTCATTTACGGCACTGTGCAAGGCGCGATTCAAACCTGTTGCGATCACATTCGCCACGCCTTCAATAAAATCATCAATTTCTTTTGGAGTGACGACCAGATCCTGTCCCAGCGGTCGAAGGACCTCATGAATCAGTTGCCGTTTCTCTTCTTCCGGCAAGGAACCTACCAATCCCATAAATGTCTTTCGGGATTCCAAGTCAGGCAAATCCTCTTCCGTGTACGGTTCCTTACGCTCCGGCAGCGTACTCAATGCCAGTTTGTTAAACGCCCGCTTGCTCTCCACCATCGATTGTCCAAAATGCCCCAGCAAATACGTAATCGCATCATTTACAATCGTCGAGGCAAAAACGACCGTAGGGACTCCTATCGCAATCACAGGCACACCAAGTGTCGCCTGATCAATCGCTTTGCGCTTGTTTCCGACCCCTGATCCGGGATGAATGCCTGTATCCGATATTTGAATCGTCGTATTGACCCGGTGCAGAGCGCGGGACGCAAGAGCATCAATACAGATGACAAAATCGGGTTTGCTTTTTTCCACGACACCAAAAATGATCTCACTCGTTTCTATACCCGTAATCCCAAGGACACCCGGTGATAGCCCACTAACTTCCCGATACCCTTCTCCGACGGTTTCAGGTGCCAGTGTGTACAGATGGCGTGTAATCAACAAATTTTCCACAACCATCGGTCCCAGCGCATCTGGGGTCACATTCCAGTTACCGAGACCAACGACGAGAGCCTTTTTGTCCTCCGTGATTCCCAGCTGTTTGAGAAACATCGCAAATTCGACGGAGAATCGCTTGGCCACCTGCTCCTCGATCGATGTATCATTATCCCGCAGCTTAGGCACTTCAATCGTAAGGTAATGCCCTGGGAGCTTGCCGATTTCCTTCCCCGCTTCCTCTGTTTCCACATGTAATCTCGTTACTTTCACATTGGGCTCGCTGTCGTCAGCTTGCAGCCAAACGCCCTCAATGCCGCTCTGATTCTGCTGCTGGGCAAGCTCGTGGGCCTCCAAGGCCAGATCCGTACGAATGGAATAACCAGATAAATCAATGTTATGTGCCATGTTCATCAGCTCCTTTGATCCGAAGTGAAAAAACTACTGACCATTTTGTTCCTGCTACTAGCTTGCTTGAATCCTTCATTTTTATTCCGAATCCTTTCTTGCAAATGGGTTCGCCCCATGCTAGAATTACTTTGTTGTATGACTGTATGTCTATGGTCGTATTAAGGAGGTGACACACATGCCAAACATTAAATCCGCGATTAAACGCACCAAAACAATCGAAAAGCGTCGCGCACACCGTGCTTCTCAAAAGTCTGATCTGCGTACTTCCATCAAGAACTATGAGAAAGCTGTCGCTGCTTCCGATGTAGCATTGGCGAAATCTACTCTTCTGGTGGCTGTGAAAAAGCTGGACAAGGCCGCTTCGAAAGGTCTCATTCATAAAAACGCAGCAAACCGTCAAAAGTCTCGTTTGATGAAAAAGCTTAACGTTCTGAGCGCTCCTGTAGCGTAAGAGACCAAGCGCCAAAAAACCCCGTGAACATCTTGTTCTAGGGGTTTTTTTCTGTGAAAATCGTCACGACTGTTTTGTTCGTTCGTCATGTGCACGTGCAATGAATAATTCGAGGGCGAGACGCTTGTCCACTTGCCCTGACTTCATCCGAAAATCTTCTTCCGCCAGAATGCCCAGCAGTTTTTTCAACGACTCCTCAGAAAAATGACGCGCTTGCTCCATTGCTTTTTTCACCGCGTAAGGATGCATTTTTATCATGCCTGCCATCTGTTGCTGCGAATAACCACGTGGAGCCAATTGCTTCACATGCAGCAGCATACGGAACTGCCTCGCCAAGAGAGCCAGCAGCTTGATCGGCTCCTCTCCTGTTTTCATACAGTCATACATCATCCTGAGTGCCTTGTCCAATCTCCCCGAAGCGACCTGTTCAATCAGCGCGAATACATCCTGCTCCAGCGTACGTGCTCCGAGCAGCTCAATGACCTCGTCCGTGATGCTTTCACCCACCCCGACAAACAGGGCCATCTTTTCGATTTCCTTGTTCAGAAGGCGCAGCTCGGCTCCCACTCGCTCCACAAGCTTCATGGCTTGCTGACGATCGATTTTCGCCTCGTATTTACCCGTTTGCCGCTCTACCCAACCGTACAAATCTCCGTCTTTTAGCAACGGAAAAGGGATCACTTTCGCCTTTTGCTGCAGCGTTTTGACCAGCTTTTTTCGTTCATCGAGCTTGTCAGCTTCTGTATGTAGAATAAGCGTGGTGTAGGGAGGCGGATTTTGCAAATAATCGAGCAGAGCATCCGGGTCGCTTTCTACCTTAGTTGAAGGCTTACTTCCTGTTAAAAAGTAGGCTTGTCTGGCAATCACCAATCGATGCTCGCCTATAAACGGCAAGGTATCCGCATCCTGCAGAATTTCACTCAATCCTGTTTCGGTACAATCATACACGCTCATATTCAAATCCATAAATTCTGGATCAATCATTTCTTTACGAGCCAACGCCAAAAAATCTTCGGCCAGAAAAGACTCCGGACCGTATAAGACGTAGATCGGCGAGAATTGTTTTTGCCGTATTTCGCGAATAGCCGATAGGAGTGGCATACGTTTTCTCCCCTTTCCTTCTTATTACCTGCGTTATTATAGCACATGTTGATCAGAGCAAAGCGAAAAAAAACCGCCACCAGTGAATCGGTAGCGGTTTTTTCATCCGTTGGCACCTCTATGTAAACGTTTAGGGAAAAGCCCCGGGATTCCTCCTCCCCAAACGGTAAGCAGGGGGTGCTTGATAATGTACTATACGCAAAATCCCCGCAAGCGGTGCCGGTCCATACGCGGAAAAAGTTAGTCATTATCTTTATTTTTTTTCTTCTCTTTATTTTTTCCCTTGTCTTTCTCCTCTTGCTTGTCCCTGCCGTCGTCCTTATCGTCATTAGCAGGTTCTTTGTCTTCTCTGTCCGGATTCTCCTCCAGTCCGATCGGCCAGCCCGATGGTTGATCATCTGTCATTACTGGCGTTGGAGGTACAGCTTTCTTTGGTGGCTGTGTCGGATTCGTTTTCTTCGGTGGCGGTGTTTGCTTTTGAACGTTCTTTGCCGGTGGCTTTTTACTCTTCGTCTGAGTAGCCGATCCAGTAGACTTTTTTGTCTTGTCCTCTTCCTCTTTTGAATTCGATGATATTGGATTATTGCTTGGAGGAGTGGGAGTATCTGGCCCAGGCGTTTTAGGTTGTTCCACGGCCGCAGGCGTCATGTCCGTTCCGTTCTGGAACGAATCGACGTCTTGCTTCTTACCATCACCGCCCGAGAAAAGCATGCCAACCAATAAGCTGGCAGCGACGGCCGTACTACCAAGACTTGCCATCCACACTTTCATCCGCTTCCACTTTTTTGATTCCGGCAGCGAAGACGACTCGCGCTTAACTTCCAGAGTGGGCAGGATTTCCTCGTTCACCGCAGATTTCACCGCAGCAGGCTTTGCAGCGGCTAACTCCAGCTTGGGCAGGATAGAATCTACGATGCTGAACGGAGGTACGACAGGGGGCAGATGTTCTAATTGTTGTGACACATCTTTCAAACGGTTGTACATAAGCTGCAGATCAGCATCTTTCTGGATCATACGATAGAGCAGTTGCTGCTCTGACTCCGACAGATCTCCATCCAGATCCCGCTGCATGAGTTCAAAAATCTCTTCGTTGGTCATCAACCGATCCCCCCTTTCTGGTAGTCGTATAACAGCTCCTGTAACTGTTGCCTAGCCCGAAATAAATACGACTTTACCGTGTTAAGCGGCAAATCTAGTGCCTCCGCTATTTCTTGATAGGACAAATCCTCTAGATAGCGGAGTACTACAACCATCCGGTATTGCTTTGGCAATCTTCCGATGGCTTCCTGGATGTCATTCGACAGCCCGGTGAGAAGGATTTCTTCTTCTACGTTGTTACGATCAGGAATGATCAACTCGTGCTCGTCAATTGAGACCGTTTCCTTCTTCGCGCGAAATTTATCCATACAGACGTTGCTGACAATGCGTTGTACCCAGGTTGAGAACTTTGCTTTTTCCTGATAGGTGTCCAACTTTCGATAAATTCGAATGAGGACTTCCTGGGAAGCATCAAGCGCGTCTTGTTCGTTCCCTAGAATGTAATAAGCGCTTCGGTAAACGGAGG
This genomic stretch from Brevibacillus sp. DP1.3A harbors:
- a CDS encoding ABC transporter permease, producing the protein MAQSQLQPRDQVVPLKVKQEEVVSPWKDAWRTLRKNKLALVGFGIILFFIVVAVLAPWIAPYPYDEGQLVMKNKPPSEEHWFGTDYNGRDVFSRVIYGAQISLWVGTFSVIGSVLAGTLLGLLAGYYGRWIDTIISRLFDIMLAFPSILLAIAVVAILGPSLQNALIAIAIINIPTFGRLVRARVLSLKEEEFVMAARAIGMKNSRIIMQHILPNSLAPIIVTGTMGIATAIIEAAALGFLGLGAQAPEPEWGKMLADSRQYIQKAPWTVIFPGLSIMLTVLGFNLIGDGLRDALDPRMKS
- a CDS encoding ABC transporter permease, whose amino-acid sequence is MALLAYSIRRILMLIPVLVGMSIIVFSIIRAIPGDPALTILGEKATPQAIADIREALGLNNPWYIQYFDYMKDILSGNLGESLQTNAPISDEIIPYLAATTELTIVSMLIAVFIGVNAGILSAWKQNSWFDYSAMLIALVGVSMPIFWLGLMEQWVFAQELKWLPSVGRDNSRNPVEAITHFYILDTMIAGQWDQLWEVIKHLILPGIALGTIPMAIIARITRSSMLEVMRADYVRTARAKGLTQFWVVYKHALKNAMIPVLTVIGLQTGLLLGGAVLTETIFGWPGVGRYIVTAIGNRDYPVIQSGILVIATIFVLINLLVDLLYAYIDPRIKYR
- a CDS encoding ABC transporter substrate-binding protein, whose product is MKKRVLSATMTSLVALAMLIAGCSSTSTTQTPAEQPKTETPAPATEPAKTGPKQLIVGRGADTKGLDPITQTDGETFKVTENIMDTLIGFADGSTELAPSLADKWEVSPDGLVYTLTLKSGVKFHDGTDFNAEAVKYNFERWSDKSHPQHSPEGFEYYISQFGGYKGDANHIIKSVEAVDPTTVKFTLTRPLAPFLANLAMSPFAIGSPEALKKDVKKFNEHPIGTGPFKFVEWKRNDTITLEKNPDYWNKGFPKLDKLVFKVIPENTARLTALASGEIDLMDGLNTDDIPAVKDNKELQLFLRPTNNIGYIGFNVERKPLDNPKVREAIAYAINKPEIVTAFFDGVGEPAVNPMPKTMWGHNNDIKDREFNLDKAKQLLAEAGHPNGFKIKFWAMPVPRPYMPEGVKIAEAIQQDMKKIGIDAEIVTMEWATYLEKTRLGEQEMFMLGWTGDNGDPDNFLAVLLDKNSIGSNNYTRWANDEASQLMMKAQSTPVQAEREKLYKQVQEIIFKDVPMVPLAHSTPALAGKANIVDYNPHPKGTESLEKVDIK
- a CDS encoding ABC transporter ATP-binding protein, coding for MAEDLLIVKNLKKYYPITGGVLGGEVGVVKAVDDVSFTVKSGETLGLVGESGCGKSTTGRSLLRLIEPTSGEINFDGTDVMSLSTDAMRKMRRDMQIVFQDPFASLNPRHNIEKILEEPLIVHGLGSSAERKKRVQEMLEIVGLSSYHASRYPHQFSGGQRQRIGIARALMLKPKLIVADEPVSALDVSIQSQVLNLMQDLQREFGLTYLFIAHDLSVVRHISDRVGVMYLGRIVELTTSSQLYSNPLHPYTKALLSAVPSPDPDAVRERVILQGDVPSPAKPPSGCTFHTRCPHVTEECRTVRPEFMDAGDGHFVACHLYKS
- a CDS encoding ABC transporter ATP-binding protein; this encodes MSHPVLQIENLQTHFFTDRGQIPAVDGVTITVQKGEVVGIVGESGCGKSVTSLSVMKLVPNPPGRIVGGSIKFKGEDLVSVDEKRMRDIRGNEIAMIFQEPMTSLNPVFTIGDQIGESVRLHTKASKKDARARAIEMLKKVGIPRAEAIVDEYPHQLSGGMRQRVMIAMAMACNPALLIADEPTTALDVTIQAQILDLMRQLNREADTAILLITHDLGVVAEMCHRVVVMYAGNVIEQGDVRTILKNPKHPYTIGLLNSLPKLEESQERLYSIPGNVPIPGSLTVGCRFAPRCDKVSDRCRSEMPELKMVGDNHLSRCWLSE
- a CDS encoding YqxA family protein, whose protein sequence is MNVTMKLTGLLIILLVGVVLGLQTAERGISKVSGVPEGQAQTFSIKKVDQGQVEIAVMGKQVQTANPKEMVNYVSRIGLTLGGSIKSGAQSFVDWVGSYFEP
- the spoIIP gene encoding stage II sporulation protein P, whose protein sequence is MATLIQRQFVVLSFITAFLFVMTGVLSLGGNRIAISSSAIQQAASHISSLAILGWMGQEIPVLSETVQAQADDRTNSVTGFLFRLATNIQPGDLRSLLGRELPGMVTTEDARFVVQGKGASLADFYLEYPAHPRQVADQSQVVPIVEPKPEDTTKSGETKPAPVPNSVTNGKKIVYVYNSHNRESWFSETKPVGTSVDHPTRNISLISKYLSEALNDKGIGSDVSTDDIYQELLNKKMHYSFSYAESLQVVKAATEKNKELYYFFDLHRDTAPRDRTTVTIKGKTYGRVLFVIGKRNKSYEKNEAFATELHELMEKMYPELSRGVMEKGAKTDHGEYNQSLSPGSLLIEIGGTENSVQESKNTAEALADVFAAYYQQAEKVGKTVSDEPAKR
- the gpr gene encoding GPR endopeptidase is translated as MAHNIDLSGYSIRTDLALEAHELAQQQNQSGIEGVWLQADDSEPNVKVTRLHVETEEAGKEIGKLPGHYLTIEVPKLRDNDTSIEEQVAKRFSVEFAMFLKQLGITEDKKALVVGLGNWNVTPDALGPMVVENLLITRHLYTLAPETVGEGYREVSGLSPGVLGITGIETSEIIFGVVEKSKPDFVICIDALASRALHRVNTTIQISDTGIHPGSGVGNKRKAIDQATLGVPVIAIGVPTVVFASTIVNDAITYLLGHFGQSMVESKRAFNKLALSTLPERKEPYTEEDLPDLESRKTFMGLVGSLPEEEKRQLIHEVLRPLGQDLVVTPKEIDDFIEGVANVIATGLNRALHSAVNEENSGSYTH
- the rpsT gene encoding 30S ribosomal protein S20, which codes for MPNIKSAIKRTKTIEKRRAHRASQKSDLRTSIKNYEKAVAASDVALAKSTLLVAVKKLDKAASKGLIHKNAANRQKSRLMKKLNVLSAPVA
- the holA gene encoding DNA polymerase III subunit delta is translated as MPLLSAIREIRQKQFSPIYVLYGPESFLAEDFLALARKEMIDPEFMDLNMSVYDCTETGLSEILQDADTLPFIGEHRLVIARQAYFLTGSKPSTKVESDPDALLDYLQNPPPYTTLILHTEADKLDERKKLVKTLQQKAKVIPFPLLKDGDLYGWVERQTGKYEAKIDRQQAMKLVERVGAELRLLNKEIEKMALFVGVGESITDEVIELLGARTLEQDVFALIEQVASGRLDKALRMMYDCMKTGEEPIKLLALLARQFRMLLHVKQLAPRGYSQQQMAGMIKMHPYAVKKAMEQARHFSEESLKKLLGILAEEDFRMKSGQVDKRLALELFIARAHDERTKQS